In Oryza sativa Japonica Group chromosome 3, ASM3414082v1, one DNA window encodes the following:
- the LOC4333489 gene encoding pentatricopeptide repeat-containing protein At5g66500, mitochondrial: protein MWPPLAALLRRLSSHPFDSPAIHANLVKSSSISSPIPATALLTAYANAGLPAAASRLFDEMPTRDAVAWNALLACLVFHARPCAAVAAFRDMATAGFTPTATTLCTMAKACATSRALRPGRQVHARSILACQGDVIMATTLVDLYMSCGLVEEALRLFMCTDCPKDVALYNAVISGCVENGRFREAFFILGRIELNGITLTCALTACSATANLMYGMQVHCKALRGGFTLETILCNALIDMYAKCGRTTAARMVFDRMACRNVVSWSSMIDAYSHHGHGEAALDLFKRMDETVPVVLPNAITFLAVLSACGQSGLVDEGRAMFHLMKRQYGINPGPEHYACFIDLLGRAGQIDEAWDLYCSFSTTRSELSGSICVAMLNACRANMDVVRGNKVALHLLEVDPENPGSHVLISNFHAAARQWFESDESRRIIIDKGLRKEAASSHISSTG from the coding sequence ATGTGGCCGCCGCTTGCAGCGCTGCTCCGTCGCCTATCCTCTCACCCGTTTGACTCTCCCGCCATCCACGCTAACCTTGTCaagtcctcctccatctccagcCCTATCCCTGCCACCGCCCTCCTCACCGCCTACGCCAATGCGGGCCTCCCAGCCGCGGCGTCCCgtctgttcgacgaaatgcccaCCCGGGATGCCGTCGCCTGGAACGCGCTCCTCGCCTGCCTGGTCTTCCATGCTCGGCCctgcgccgccgtggccgccttcCGTGACATGGCCACCGCGGGGTTCACACCCACGGCTACAACCCTCTGCACCATGGCCAAGGCGTGTGCCACGTCTCGCGCCCTTCGTCCTGGCCGTCAGGTCCACGCGCGCAGCATCCTCGCGTGTCAAGGCGATGTCATCATGGCAACAACGCTTGTAGATCTCTACATGAGCTGTGGCCTTGTTGAGGAAGCGCTGAGGCTGTTTATGTGCACGGATTGCCCGAAGGATGTTGCTCTATACAATGCTGTTATTTCAGGTTGTGTGGAGAATGGCAGATTCAGGGAGGCTTTCTTTATTCTGGGGAGGATTGAGCTTAATGGAATTACGCTGACATGTGCTCTCACTGCCTGCTCAGCAACAGCGAATTTGATGTATGGTATGCAGGTGCATTGCAAGGCTCTCCGTGGTGGGTTTACTTTAGAGACGATCTTATGCAATGCACTTATTGATATGTACGCAAAATGTGGGCGGACAACGGCTGCTCGTATGGTGTTTGATCGAATGGCTTGCAGGAATGTGGTTTCCTGGTCCAGTATGATTGATGCTTATAGTCACCATGGGCATGGGGAAGCAGCATTAGATTTGTTTAAAAGGATGGATGAAACTGTACCAGTGGTCTTGCCAAACGCCATTACATTTCTTGCTGTTCTTTCTGCTTGTGGACAATCTGGTCTTGTGGATGAAGGCAGAGCTATGTTTCATTTGATGAAAAGACAATATGGGATTAATCCGGGACCAGAGCACTATGCATGTTTTATTGATTTACTAGGCCGTGCAGGCCAGATTGATGAGGCATGGGATCTCTATTGTAGTTTCAGTACAACCCGAAGTGAGCTTTCTGGTTCCATCTGTGTGGCTATGTTgaatgcatgtagagctaataTGGATGTGGTGAGAGGCAACAAAGTAGCTCTGCACCTTCTGGAGGTTGATCCAGAAAATCCAGGAAGTCATGTGCTAATATCGAATTTTCATGCTGCTGCTAGACAATGGTTTGAATCGGATGAATCAAGGAGGATTATAATTGATAAGGGTCTCAGGAAAGAAGCAGCTAGTAGTCATATCTCCTCCACTGGCTAG